The following proteins come from a genomic window of Phycisphaerae bacterium:
- a CDS encoding tetratricopeptide repeat protein: MSQPAGLGVYASYGGSASCAECHQQAYDDWKRSHHAKAQRPIVPALDGEAFEPLQIIVHGSQLSVAQTEGGRFSIVTTGLDGTQQAFEPIGAIGVDPLWQYLIPAPGGRLQVTELAFEPARKEWFNVYGSEDRKAGEWGHWTGRGMNWNSMCAACHTTGFRKDYDPAKDGYRSTYVEQGVGCEQCHGPMRAHNEWQRAHKDQKGDPTIKPMDRQKYLSVCGSCHARRADLTGGFMAGDEFSDHYELMVPDPTDLYYPDGQVRDEDFEFAAFSLSYMQQWGVRCTDCHQWHIGKPTRRDNRLCLRCHENGITTRIPIDEVKHSLHPRDKGGFLCVDCHMPVTPFMQRHPRHDHGMTVPDPELTRDYGIPNACTRCHADKGLQWSIDYVRQWYGPRMNRPTAVRSRLLSRLKQSDASAIPDVVRLLQEETNPTWRAVYARFLAPFALEARDPGARRVPVESLIRLLDDPAPLPQAVAIESLEPYAESIAASLAAKLQSPSRLVRLKAAWALRTRLDLNSTAGKDLMGLLAANQDQPTGALHQAALLMDRGQTQEALPWYEKAIAWDPAAAAVRYGLAIALQSLGRSEEAIMQLRKAAEIEPGQSAYPYALGLLYAELGRIADARDSIRVAIGKDRGQGRYWYNLGLAESQLGEPGAAIEAIRQAEQLEPDVADYPFARATIHLQLGQRSDAEEALQRALSIDPNHPGVRAAVSGGNP; encoded by the coding sequence ATGTCCCAACCGGCGGGGCTGGGTGTTTACGCGAGCTACGGCGGCTCGGCGAGTTGCGCGGAGTGCCACCAGCAGGCGTACGATGACTGGAAGCGTTCGCACCATGCCAAGGCTCAGCGGCCGATCGTGCCGGCATTGGACGGGGAGGCGTTCGAACCTCTGCAGATCATCGTCCACGGTTCGCAGCTATCGGTGGCCCAGACGGAGGGTGGCCGGTTCTCGATTGTGACCACCGGATTAGACGGCACGCAGCAGGCATTCGAACCGATTGGGGCGATCGGCGTGGATCCGCTCTGGCAGTATCTCATTCCGGCGCCGGGTGGACGGCTGCAGGTCACGGAACTGGCGTTCGAGCCGGCTCGCAAGGAGTGGTTCAACGTTTACGGGAGCGAGGACCGCAAGGCCGGCGAGTGGGGTCACTGGACGGGTCGGGGGATGAACTGGAACTCGATGTGTGCGGCCTGCCACACCACGGGTTTCCGCAAGGACTATGATCCGGCCAAGGACGGGTACCGTTCGACCTACGTGGAGCAAGGCGTCGGTTGCGAGCAGTGTCATGGTCCGATGCGGGCTCACAACGAATGGCAGCGGGCCCACAAGGACCAGAAGGGCGACCCGACGATCAAGCCGATGGATCGTCAGAAGTATTTATCGGTATGCGGTTCTTGCCATGCCCGGCGCGCGGATCTGACCGGGGGGTTCATGGCGGGCGACGAGTTTTCCGACCACTATGAGCTGATGGTGCCGGATCCGACCGACCTGTATTACCCGGACGGCCAGGTGCGTGACGAGGATTTCGAGTTTGCGGCTTTCAGTCTCAGTTACATGCAGCAATGGGGGGTGCGTTGCACGGACTGTCACCAGTGGCACATCGGCAAGCCCACGCGGCGTGACAATCGCCTCTGCCTGCGTTGTCACGAGAACGGCATTACCACGAGGATTCCGATCGACGAGGTCAAGCACAGTCTCCATCCGCGGGACAAGGGCGGTTTCTTGTGCGTGGACTGCCACATGCCGGTGACGCCGTTCATGCAGCGGCATCCGCGACATGATCACGGCATGACCGTGCCCGACCCGGAACTGACGCGTGACTACGGCATCCCGAACGCCTGCACCCGCTGCCACGCGGACAAGGGGCTGCAGTGGTCGATCGATTATGTGCGGCAGTGGTACGGCCCGCGCATGAACCGCCCGACCGCCGTGCGCTCGCGGCTGCTGTCCCGGCTCAAGCAGAGCGATGCGAGCGCCATCCCCGATGTGGTCAGGCTGCTCCAGGAGGAGACGAACCCCACGTGGCGGGCCGTCTATGCCCGGTTTCTGGCCCCCTTCGCCCTGGAGGCGCGTGATCCCGGTGCTCGGCGGGTGCCGGTCGAGTCACTGATCCGCCTGCTGGACGATCCCGCCCCGCTGCCGCAGGCCGTGGCGATCGAATCGCTGGAGCCCTACGCCGAGTCGATCGCCGCGTCGTTGGCCGCCAAGTTGCAGAGTCCCAGCCGGCTGGTGCGTCTGAAGGCCGCCTGGGCGTTGCGGACACGGCTCGATCTCAACTCGACTGCGGGGAAGGACCTGATGGGCTTGTTGGCGGCCAACCAGGACCAGCCGACTGGGGCGTTACATCAGGCCGCGCTGTTGATGGATCGCGGCCAGACCCAGGAGGCCTTACCGTGGTATGAGAAGGCGATCGCATGGGATCCGGCCGCCGCCGCGGTGCGGTACGGACTGGCCATTGCTCTCCAGAGCCTTGGCCGATCCGAGGAGGCGATCATGCAGCTCCGGAAGGCTGCGGAGATTGAGCCCGGCCAGTCAGCCTATCCTTATGCCCTGGGGCTGCTGTATGCCGAGCTGGGTCGGATCGCGGACGCCCGCGATTCGATCCGTGTGGCCATTGGCAAGGATCGCGGCCAGGGCCGGTACTGGTACAATCTTGGCTTGGCGGAGTCGCAGCTCGGTGAGCCGGGGGCGGCCATTGAGGCCATTCGGCAAGCCGAGCAGCTCGAGCCCGATGTGGCCGATTACCCCTTCGCCCGGGCGACGATTCACCTGCAGCTGGGTCAGAGATCGGATGCGGAGGAGGCGTTACAGAGAGCGTTGAGCATCGACCCGAACCATCCGGGCGTCCGAGCGGCCGTCAGTGGAGGAAACCCTTAG
- a CDS encoding YhbY family RNA-binding protein: MNRPAAGREPGPIPEPAKRKALSARGNALKAKLALGHQGLSEAFVVQVRVAFTHTDLLKIRLAAEGLKETKDLAAELARRVPCHLLQCTGRVALLYLPLPKGC, from the coding sequence ATGAATCGACCCGCCGCGGGACGTGAGCCGGGGCCCATCCCGGAGCCTGCCAAGCGAAAGGCGTTGAGCGCCCGGGGCAATGCCCTGAAGGCCAAGTTGGCCCTCGGGCACCAGGGGCTGAGCGAGGCCTTTGTGGTCCAGGTTCGAGTCGCCTTCACCCACACGGATTTACTCAAGATACGGCTGGCGGCCGAGGGTTTAAAGGAGACGAAGGATCTCGCCGCGGAGCTGGCCCGACGGGTTCCCTGTCATCTTCTGCAATGTACCGGGCGTGTGGCCCTACTCTACCTGCCTCTACCCAAGGGATGCTGA
- the polA gene encoding DNA polymerase I, whose protein sequence is MARRFFIIDGLGQIFRSYYAPFQHLSSPRGEPTRATFVFTQMLLQLIREQKPDYLAMAMDSPDAAVFRRGIDPQYKANREPPPEDLAPQIQRILQIVASQAIPIISIPTFEADDVMATLCRRLADQHDLQICLVSKDKDLDQLLSDRVCLFDPGKNEFLGPEDLRRAKGYGPDKAVEIQTLTGDSTDNVPGVKGVGPKKAADLIARFGSAAVVIEHAAELTPAMRQNVQAFAEHLERTRQLVTLRQDVPFEFNLEACRWTGLNAAALHPVFVELGFRRLADQFADLVGSASDAGAKSTPPPSTPQAANRPTQSGQGQPFGPQHDLFSGLSPVHAAHELPPSGPAPAAPGPGQLFAARPEREYLLIDTPESLTTFLAELRKQPRFAFDTETTHINPAWAKLVGLSFSWKRDTGYYLPVRGVGRTLPLKSTLEALRPIMADPKVGKIGQNIKYDLVVMSRHGVPVNGVEFDTMVASFVLDSSRRSHGMDALARELLGFEPIPISDLIGKGKDQITFDQVPTDRACEYSAEDADVTWSLYKVFSTQMAGSDVDSLFHDTEMPLVEVLAAMEAEGVKLDTPFLRRMSGELAGRLDDLTRQIHEAAGHPFNIDSTRQLAAVLFDELKLPSIKKTKTGQSTDAETLETLAWQTDHPVPKLVKEYRELVKLKGTYIDTLPEMVCPDTGRVHASFNQTVAVTGRLSSSDPNLQNIPIRTEIGRQIRRAFVPSSKTYVLLTADYSQIELRVMAHFCQDAALMQAFVEDRDIHQFVAAQVFGVPIDQVTREQRGRAKAVNFGIIYGQTAFGLSRTTGMAVGEAQTFIDKYFARYPGLRQFIDQAVAEARRAGHVRTILGRRRAIENINSRNTGLRSAAERFAINTIIQGSAADLIKQAMINIHRKIREGNRPTRMLIQVHDELVFDAPRSAVETEAEFIRQEMCNALPLRVPVKVDLAWGDNWFEGK, encoded by the coding sequence ATGGCCAGACGCTTCTTCATCATCGACGGCCTCGGTCAGATCTTCCGCTCCTACTACGCGCCTTTCCAGCACCTCAGTTCACCCCGGGGCGAGCCAACCCGGGCCACCTTCGTCTTTACCCAGATGCTCCTCCAACTCATCCGCGAGCAGAAACCAGACTACCTGGCCATGGCCATGGACAGCCCCGACGCCGCCGTCTTCCGCCGCGGAATCGATCCCCAATACAAGGCCAACCGCGAACCGCCCCCAGAGGACCTCGCCCCCCAAATCCAGCGAATCCTCCAGATCGTTGCCTCCCAGGCCATCCCGATCATCAGCATCCCGACCTTCGAGGCCGACGACGTGATGGCCACACTCTGTCGAAGACTGGCCGACCAGCACGACCTTCAGATCTGCCTGGTCAGCAAGGACAAGGATCTCGACCAGTTGCTCTCCGATCGCGTCTGTCTCTTCGATCCGGGAAAGAACGAGTTCCTCGGGCCAGAAGACCTCCGCAGGGCCAAAGGCTATGGGCCGGATAAGGCCGTCGAGATTCAGACCCTGACCGGTGATTCGACCGACAACGTGCCCGGCGTCAAGGGGGTCGGCCCCAAAAAGGCCGCCGACCTCATCGCCCGTTTCGGCTCCGCCGCAGTCGTGATCGAACATGCGGCCGAACTCACCCCCGCCATGCGCCAAAACGTGCAGGCCTTCGCCGAGCATCTCGAACGAACCCGGCAGCTGGTCACCCTCCGCCAGGACGTCCCCTTCGAGTTCAACCTCGAAGCCTGCCGGTGGACCGGGTTGAACGCCGCGGCCCTGCACCCCGTCTTCGTGGAACTGGGCTTCCGGCGCCTGGCGGATCAGTTCGCGGATCTCGTCGGCAGTGCCTCGGATGCCGGGGCCAAGTCAACTCCCCCGCCGAGCACGCCTCAGGCCGCCAACCGCCCGACTCAGAGCGGTCAGGGCCAGCCCTTCGGTCCGCAGCACGACCTCTTCTCGGGCCTGAGCCCGGTTCACGCCGCCCACGAACTGCCGCCATCCGGGCCGGCACCCGCTGCACCCGGTCCGGGGCAACTCTTCGCCGCTCGCCCCGAGCGCGAGTACCTCCTGATCGACACCCCCGAATCACTCACGACCTTCCTCGCCGAGTTGCGGAAACAGCCTCGCTTCGCCTTTGACACCGAAACTACCCACATCAACCCCGCTTGGGCGAAACTGGTCGGCCTGAGCTTCTCCTGGAAGCGCGATACGGGATACTACCTGCCGGTCCGAGGCGTGGGCCGGACCCTGCCCCTGAAATCGACCCTCGAAGCCCTCCGGCCAATCATGGCTGACCCCAAGGTGGGCAAGATCGGGCAGAACATCAAGTACGACCTCGTGGTCATGAGCCGCCACGGCGTGCCGGTCAACGGCGTCGAGTTTGACACCATGGTCGCCAGCTTCGTGCTCGACTCGTCCCGCCGCTCGCACGGCATGGACGCCCTGGCCCGCGAACTCCTCGGCTTCGAACCCATCCCGATCAGCGACCTCATCGGTAAGGGCAAGGATCAGATCACCTTCGACCAGGTGCCCACCGACCGGGCCTGCGAGTATTCCGCCGAGGACGCCGACGTCACCTGGTCGCTGTACAAGGTCTTCTCCACCCAGATGGCCGGCAGCGATGTCGACAGCCTCTTCCACGACACGGAAATGCCGCTCGTCGAGGTCCTGGCAGCCATGGAAGCCGAGGGCGTCAAGCTCGACACCCCATTCCTCAGGAGGATGAGCGGCGAGCTGGCCGGCCGTCTGGACGACCTGACCCGCCAGATCCACGAGGCGGCCGGGCATCCGTTCAACATCGACTCAACGAGGCAGCTCGCAGCCGTTCTCTTCGACGAGCTCAAGCTGCCGTCAATCAAGAAGACCAAGACCGGGCAGAGCACCGACGCCGAGACGCTGGAAACCCTCGCCTGGCAGACCGACCACCCCGTGCCCAAGCTGGTCAAGGAATACCGCGAGCTGGTCAAGCTCAAGGGCACCTACATCGACACCCTGCCGGAAATGGTCTGCCCGGACACCGGCCGGGTCCACGCGAGCTTCAACCAGACCGTGGCCGTCACCGGGCGCCTGTCGTCCAGCGATCCGAACCTCCAGAATATTCCCATCCGCACCGAGATCGGCCGGCAGATCCGCCGGGCCTTCGTGCCCAGCAGCAAGACCTACGTGCTCCTGACCGCCGACTACTCGCAGATCGAGCTGCGGGTCATGGCCCACTTCTGTCAGGACGCCGCTCTCATGCAGGCGTTCGTCGAGGACCGCGACATTCACCAGTTCGTGGCCGCCCAGGTCTTCGGTGTGCCCATCGACCAGGTCACCCGCGAGCAGCGCGGCCGGGCCAAGGCGGTCAACTTCGGCATCATCTACGGCCAGACGGCCTTCGGGCTCTCGCGGACCACGGGCATGGCCGTGGGCGAAGCCCAGACGTTCATCGACAAGTACTTCGCCCGCTACCCCGGCCTGCGGCAGTTCATCGACCAGGCGGTGGCCGAAGCCCGCCGGGCCGGCCACGTGCGGACCATTCTGGGCCGTCGCCGGGCGATCGAGAACATCAACTCGCGCAACACCGGACTGCGATCGGCCGCCGAGCGGTTCGCGATCAACACCATCATTCAGGGCAGCGCCGCCGACCTCATCAAGCAGGCGATGATCAACATCCACCGCAAGATCCGCGAAGGCAACCGCCCGACGCGAATGCTCATCCAGGTTCACGACGAACTCGTCTTCGATGCGCCCCGCAGCGCGGTCGAGACCGAGGCCGAGTTCATCCGCCAGGAGATGTGCAACGCCCTGCCGCTGCGCGTGCCGGTCAAGGTCGATCTCGCCTGGGGGGACAACTGGTTCGAGGGGAAGTGA
- the ribD gene encoding bifunctional diaminohydroxyphosphoribosylaminopyrimidine deaminase/5-amino-6-(5-phosphoribosylamino)uracil reductase RibD yields MLMPRCAFTPDDEQHMRRALALAARGQGFVEPNPMVGCVIVRRNRVVGEGYHRRFGGPHAEVYALRAAGRLAQGATAYVTLEPCCHFGKTPPCTDALIAAGIGRVIVAARDPFPKVAGRGLRKLATAGIGVAVGLREADAVELNQPYLKLQRRGRPWVILKWAQSVDGRIATRTGNSQWISCKRSRVLAHRIRGRVDAVIVGVGTALADNPLLTCRHGRPRRTATRIVIDPRLRLPLRSRLVRTARTVPTMVVANQRSACGLAARRLARAGVEVLGVPSTRSRLDLGSLLDELGRRRMTNVMVEGGGQTLGRFYDAGLADEAIIFVAPCLIGGATATAPLAGLGPATMKDLHQPGRATITRSGDDLMYTLRLGPARRGAAPLSTA; encoded by the coding sequence ATGCTCATGCCTCGATGCGCTTTCACGCCTGACGACGAGCAGCACATGCGGCGGGCACTCGCCCTAGCCGCTCGCGGGCAGGGTTTCGTCGAGCCCAACCCGATGGTCGGCTGCGTGATCGTCCGGAGGAATCGCGTGGTCGGGGAAGGATACCACCGCCGGTTCGGCGGACCACACGCCGAGGTTTATGCCCTTCGAGCCGCCGGGCGGCTCGCGCAGGGTGCCACCGCCTACGTGACCCTCGAGCCCTGCTGCCACTTCGGCAAGACCCCCCCCTGCACCGATGCACTCATCGCCGCCGGCATAGGCCGCGTCATCGTGGCCGCGCGCGATCCCTTCCCAAAGGTGGCAGGAAGAGGGTTAAGGAAGCTCGCAACGGCGGGGATCGGCGTCGCGGTCGGCCTGCGCGAAGCCGACGCCGTGGAGCTCAACCAGCCGTACCTCAAGCTCCAGCGCCGGGGCCGGCCGTGGGTCATCCTCAAATGGGCCCAGAGTGTCGACGGCCGGATCGCCACCCGCACCGGCAACTCGCAGTGGATCAGCTGCAAGCGATCGCGGGTCTTGGCTCACCGCATCCGCGGCCGGGTCGATGCCGTCATCGTCGGCGTGGGTACCGCGTTGGCCGACAATCCGCTACTCACCTGCCGTCACGGACGCCCCCGGCGGACGGCCACCCGGATCGTGATCGACCCGCGGCTGCGCCTCCCGCTGAGATCGCGGCTGGTCCGCACCGCCCGAACCGTGCCGACCATGGTCGTGGCCAATCAGCGATCGGCTTGCGGCCTGGCCGCCCGCAGGCTCGCCCGCGCCGGCGTCGAGGTGCTCGGCGTCCCTTCCACACGTTCCCGGCTGGACCTCGGCTCCCTCCTCGATGAACTCGGCCGCCGGCGGATGACCAACGTGATGGTCGAAGGGGGCGGCCAGACCCTGGGCCGCTTCTATGACGCGGGCCTGGCGGATGAGGCGATCATCTTCGTGGCCCCGTGCCTCATCGGCGGCGCGACGGCCACCGCGCCCCTCGCCGGCCTGGGCCCCGCGACGATGAAGGACCTGCACCAACCAGGGCGCGCAACCATCACCCGATCCGGCGACGACCTCATGTACACGCTGCGACTCGGGCCTGCTCGCCGGGGGGCTGCACCCCTGTCCACGGCGTGA
- a CDS encoding signal peptidase II, with product MRDLRSHLRLWPAAALGLLADLWSKDWAFSHLSANPDASTSMEIIPHLMTFRRSLNTGALFGMGKGLVPLFIAASVVALAFVLYLFYHSSRERRSLHVALGLVLAGALGNMYDRVFMVADVVHYTVGDREYADAVKRLPELDRPGVKMVGTWPNGEHPRPFPDSLQPRFHQQGVVRDFVKMEPRFTVAGQHIEIWPWVFNIADVLLVVGVGLLMLNFWWERKAERAAHQQASQSP from the coding sequence ATGCGTGATCTGCGGTCGCACCTCCGACTGTGGCCGGCGGCCGCTCTGGGACTGCTCGCGGATCTCTGGTCCAAGGACTGGGCCTTCTCCCATCTGAGTGCGAACCCCGACGCCTCGACCTCGATGGAGATCATCCCGCACTTGATGACCTTCCGGCGGTCGCTGAACACCGGCGCCTTGTTCGGCATGGGCAAAGGCCTGGTGCCCCTGTTCATCGCCGCATCGGTGGTCGCCCTGGCCTTCGTCCTCTACCTGTTCTATCACAGCAGCCGCGAACGCCGAAGCCTCCACGTGGCCCTGGGACTGGTCCTGGCGGGCGCACTGGGCAACATGTACGACCGGGTGTTCATGGTGGCCGACGTGGTCCATTACACCGTCGGCGACCGCGAGTACGCGGATGCGGTCAAGCGGCTCCCGGAGCTGGACCGCCCCGGCGTCAAAATGGTCGGAACCTGGCCCAATGGCGAGCATCCGCGGCCGTTTCCTGACTCTCTCCAGCCGCGGTTCCATCAGCAGGGGGTGGTTCGCGACTTCGTCAAAATGGAACCGCGCTTCACAGTCGCCGGCCAGCACATCGAGATCTGGCCCTGGGTGTTCAATATCGCCGACGTGCTACTCGTCGTGGGCGTGGGTCTGCTCATGCTGAACTTCTGGTGGGAGCGAAAGGCGGAGAGGGCCGCCCACCAGCAGGCAAGCCAGAGTCCTTGA
- a CDS encoding TraR/DksA C4-type zinc finger protein, whose protein sequence is MAKKATVKKTGQKAAPKAGKIARPKKAVETPRPAKSASPRPRSATAGNQAPSRNLTQPAKPGKLPVKTRPAKKAGQEIATSAQPKKPAITKTTTPEVKKTPVVKIEPVNRAPGGNNRQRAGGPGVDGHPKTKPRPADGMASARHPRPVRIDRRPVIPELPAEIPPTYLTPAELESFREMLLEKRHELIGDVANLEDGAIRSGGGQSTSGLSSMPIHMADIGSDTWEQELTLGLIENERGLLREIDEALERIQDRTYGMCLATGKPITKARLRAKPWAKYCIEYARKRELGLV, encoded by the coding sequence GTGGCGAAAAAAGCGACAGTTAAGAAAACAGGCCAAAAGGCGGCACCCAAGGCGGGAAAGATCGCCCGACCCAAGAAGGCCGTGGAAACACCTCGGCCGGCCAAGAGTGCCTCACCTCGTCCCCGCAGCGCCACCGCCGGCAACCAGGCCCCTTCCCGCAATCTGACCCAGCCAGCCAAGCCGGGCAAGCTCCCAGTCAAGACCCGGCCAGCCAAGAAGGCCGGACAGGAGATTGCGACCTCAGCACAACCCAAAAAGCCAGCGATCACCAAGACGACCACCCCCGAAGTCAAAAAGACCCCGGTTGTGAAGATCGAGCCCGTCAACCGTGCCCCAGGCGGTAACAACCGCCAGCGGGCTGGGGGCCCAGGTGTCGATGGCCACCCCAAGACCAAGCCCCGCCCGGCGGACGGAATGGCGTCAGCTCGGCACCCCCGGCCGGTGCGAATTGACCGGCGGCCCGTGATCCCCGAGTTGCCCGCAGAGATTCCGCCAACGTACCTGACCCCGGCAGAACTCGAGAGCTTCCGCGAGATGCTGCTGGAGAAGCGCCACGAGCTCATCGGCGATGTGGCCAACCTCGAGGACGGCGCGATTCGTTCAGGGGGAGGGCAGAGTACCAGCGGTCTGTCGTCAATGCCCATCCACATGGCCGACATCGGAAGCGACACTTGGGAACAGGAGTTGACCCTCGGCTTGATCGAGAACGAACGCGGGCTGCTCCGCGAGATTGACGAAGCCCTCGAACGGATCCAGGATCGTACCTACGGCATGTGTCTGGCCACGGGGAAGCCGATCACCAAGGCCAGGCTGCGAGCCAAGCCATGGGCCAAGTACTGCATCGAGTATGCCCGCAAGCGTGAGCTGGGATTAGTCTAG
- a CDS encoding N-acetylmuramoyl-L-alanine amidase, with protein MMLDPGHGGKDAGTWPRHSTTYPEKTLVLDIAMQIGQILAARNVRVIMTRRSDVYPSLEQRSVMADRSGADLFVSIHVNSAPRNRSASGVEAHIYTQATSTSSRAAQCIVAALKRSGIKTRAIQRSDFHVLREHSRPAVLMECGFLTNPQDAAALNNGAYRAKLAAAIAEGIADFLAQ; from the coding sequence GTGATGCTGGACCCAGGACACGGCGGCAAAGACGCCGGCACTTGGCCCAGACACTCCACCACCTACCCCGAGAAAACCCTGGTGCTCGACATCGCCATGCAAATAGGCCAGATCCTGGCGGCCCGCAACGTCCGCGTGATCATGACCCGCAGGTCCGATGTGTACCCCAGCCTCGAACAGCGATCCGTGATGGCCGATCGGTCCGGCGCCGATCTGTTCGTCTCCATCCATGTCAACTCCGCCCCACGCAACCGGAGCGCCTCCGGCGTCGAGGCCCACATCTACACCCAGGCAACCTCCACCAGCAGCCGAGCGGCACAATGCATTGTCGCCGCCCTCAAGCGGTCAGGCATCAAAACCAGGGCCATCCAACGCAGCGACTTCCACGTCTTGCGCGAACACTCCCGCCCTGCCGTCCTCATGGAATGTGGCTTCCTCACCAACCCCCAGGATGCCGCCGCCCTCAACAACGGCGCCTATCGGGCCAAGCTGGCCGCCGCCATCGCCGAAGGCATCGCCGACTTCCTGGCCCAGTGA
- a CDS encoding ABC transporter ATP-binding protein — protein MGQGFLAGIRASRVDGPVVDVPVAPAGVTDLVVEGICKSFGDVEVLTDISFGVGDGEFVTLLGPSGCGKTTLLRILAGLELPDRGEVILSGKRMTGLPANRRPVNTVFQSYALFPHLSVAENVAFGLRSRRTAAAEVELRVGRALQMLQMEPLAKRYPHQLSGGQKQRVALARALVNEPALLLLDEPMSALDAKLRAEVQIELRGLQRRLGTTFILVTHDQEEAMTVSDRVLVMRGGRIEQSGTPSEVYERPVNRFVAEFLGSANLIAGRRAGGLVWTGVGLLKVDEPPGWDEGTLAIRPERIQVCRRRPGVNGVAGRVRELIYRGDHMDLFVEPGSLRVRTAPRPELCVGARVWLELRPEYLVPLSD, from the coding sequence ATGGGTCAGGGTTTCCTGGCCGGCATACGGGCATCGCGGGTGGATGGGCCGGTTGTGGATGTCCCGGTCGCTCCGGCGGGCGTGACCGATCTGGTGGTGGAAGGCATCTGCAAGTCTTTCGGGGACGTTGAGGTTCTGACCGACATCAGCTTTGGCGTGGGGGATGGCGAGTTCGTTACCCTGCTGGGCCCGTCCGGCTGTGGGAAGACGACGCTGCTGAGGATTCTGGCCGGTCTGGAACTGCCTGATCGCGGTGAAGTGATTCTGAGTGGCAAGCGGATGACGGGTTTGCCCGCCAACCGCCGGCCGGTGAACACGGTTTTCCAGAGCTATGCCTTGTTTCCGCATTTGAGTGTGGCGGAGAACGTTGCTTTCGGTCTTCGTTCGCGTCGGACGGCTGCTGCGGAGGTGGAGCTCCGGGTTGGCCGGGCCCTGCAGATGCTGCAGATGGAGCCTCTGGCCAAGCGTTACCCGCACCAGCTCTCGGGCGGGCAGAAACAGCGTGTGGCCCTGGCCCGAGCCCTGGTGAATGAACCGGCGCTGTTGCTTCTGGACGAGCCGATGTCGGCGCTGGATGCCAAGCTTCGGGCCGAGGTTCAGATTGAGCTTCGCGGGCTGCAGCGTCGTCTGGGGACGACGTTCATTCTGGTGACCCACGATCAGGAGGAGGCGATGACCGTGTCCGACCGGGTGCTGGTCATGCGTGGGGGTCGGATCGAGCAGAGTGGCACGCCGTCCGAGGTTTACGAGCGTCCGGTGAACCGTTTCGTGGCCGAGTTCCTGGGTTCGGCCAATCTGATCGCCGGGCGGCGAGCCGGCGGTCTGGTGTGGACGGGAGTTGGCCTGCTCAAGGTGGACGAGCCGCCGGGGTGGGACGAGGGCACGCTGGCGATCCGTCCTGAGCGGATCCAAGTCTGTCGTCGCCGTCCGGGGGTGAACGGTGTGGCTGGGCGGGTGCGGGAGTTGATCTACCGTGGCGATCATATGGACCTTTTCGTTGAGCCGGGTTCTCTGCGGGTCCGCACCGCGCCACGACCGGAGCTGTGCGTGGGGGCCCGGGTGTGGCTGGAGCTGCGGCCCGAATACCTGGTGCCCTTAAGTGACTAG